One part of the Vitis riparia cultivar Riparia Gloire de Montpellier isolate 1030 chromosome 8, EGFV_Vit.rip_1.0, whole genome shotgun sequence genome encodes these proteins:
- the LOC117920876 gene encoding nudix hydrolase 11-like, with amino-acid sequence MAGIVPSPFMDGGEIYLSLENWGSQTLRVLAKQLQVYKPPSVVEEPGNEADVICNSVSPGMEKPAAIKDDPFSYSVKCCRERRAAVLVCLFEGDEGELRVILTKRSMKLSSHPGEVAFPGGKMEEGDADDTATALREAMEEIGLDPNLVQVVANLEPFISQHQLRVVPVVGLLSRIEDFKPVPNTDEVDAVFDVPLEMFLKEENHRCEEREWMGWKYALHLFDFESEQGIFLIWGFTANILIRTASIVYQRIPSFSEHLPNFQQLQRALNNVP; translated from the exons ATGGCTGGCATTGTACCCTCTCCGTTCATGGATGGGGGTGAAATTTATTTATCCCTTGAGAACTGGGGTAGCCAAACTCTTCGCGTTCTGGCAAAGCAGCTTCAAGTTTATAAACCACCTTCTGTCGTTGAAGAACCAGGTAATGAAGCTGATGTTATCTGCAACTCAGTTAGTCCAGGGATGGAGAAGCCGGCAGCCATTAAGGATGATCCTTTTTCATACAGCGTCAAGTGCTGTAGAGAGAGGAGAGCAGCTGTCTTAGTGTGCCTCTTTGAAGGGGATGAAGGGGAGCTGCGAGTCATTCTTACCAAGAGGTCCATGAAGCTGTCTTCCCACCCGG GAGAAGTAGCATTTCCGGGAGGGAAGATGGAAGAAGGTGATGCAGATGATACTGCAACAGCATTGAGAGAAGCCATGGAGGAGATTGGCTTGGATCCTAATTTGGTTCAAGTTGTTGCAAACCTTGAGCCTTTCATTTCCCAG CACCAACTCAGGGTTGTACCTGTTGTCGGTCTACTTTCTAGGATAGAAGATTTCAAGCCTGTACCCAATACTGATGAAGTTGATGCTGTCTTCGACGTGCCACTAGAGATGTTTCTCAAG GAAGAGAATCATAGATGTGAAGAGAGAGAATGGATGGGGTGGAAATATGCTCTCCATCTCTTTGATTTTGAATCAGAGCAAGGAATTTTCCTCATATGGGGCTTCACTGCAAACATTCTTATTCGAACTGCCTCCATCGTCTACCAGCGAATTCCATCTTTCTCGGAACATCTCCCTAATTTTCAGCAGCTACAAAGGGCCTTGAACAATGTCCCATAG
- the LOC117921246 gene encoding ammonium transporter 2-like, with protein sequence MAYRPWSRAMLDRRLSHEFRILGPLPWPFQTKLPSQTRLPPSDLCRRPFNSFHTIFFRRPPHQHSHRYQASFSDLKLIIKLIAMGTTGAYDALLPAVPEWLNKGDNAWQMTASTLVSIQSVPGLVILYGSIVKKKWAVNSAFMALYAFAAVLICWVLVCYRMAFGDQLLPFWGKGAPALGQKYLIRQAAVPETGSEPFYPMATLVYFQFTFAAITLILLAGSVLGRMNIKAWMAFVPLWLIFSYTVGAFSLWGGGFLYQWGVIDYSGGYVIHLSSGIAGLTAAYWVGPRLKSDRERFPPNNVLLMLAGAGLLWMGWSGFNGGAPYAANIAASIAVLNTNICAATSLLVWTSLDVIFFKKPSVIGAVQGMMTGLVCITPGAGVVQSWAAIVMGILSGSIPWVSMMILHKKSKLLQKVDDTLGVFHTHAVAGLLGGLLTGLLAEPALCRLLKPESNTRGAFYGGNGGKQFMKQIVAALFVIGWNIVITTLILLAIKLFLPLRMPDEELVIGDDAVHGEEAYALWGDGERYDPTKHDPTKQDWHVSSYSGEIAQSPYGSGARGVTVEL encoded by the exons ATGGCCTATAGACCATGGTCACGTGCGATGTTAGACCGAAGACTTTCACACGAATTCCGCATCCTCGGTCCTCTGCCATGGCCCTTTCAAACGAAGCTTCCTTCCCAAACACGCCTCCCACCCTCCGACCTCTGCCGCCGCCCCTTCAACTCTTTTCACACTATCTTTTTTCGCCGCCCACCCCATCAACATTCGCATAGATATCAGGCCAGTTTTTCTGACTTGAAACTCATCATCAAACTCATAGCCATGGGAACAACAGGCGCCTACGACGCCCTCCTCCCAGCAGTCCCTGAATGGCTAAACAAGGGCGACAACGCATGGCAAATGACTGCATCCACCCTTGTGAGCATCCAAAGCGTTCCGGGCCTTGTCATCCTTTACGGAAGCATTGTGAAGAAGAAATGGGCTGTGAATTCAGCTTTCATGGCCCTCTACGCCTTCGCGGCCGTCCTCATTTGCTGGGTTCTTGTGTGCTACCGCATGGCCTTTGGTGACCAGCTCCTGCCTTTTTGGGGGAAGGGTGCCCCAGCTTTGGGCCAGAAGTACCTCATCCGCCAAGCGGCTGTGCCCGAGACCGGCAGCGAGCCTTTCTATCCCATGGCCACGCTTGTCTACTTTCAGTTCACTTTTGCGGCCATTACGCTTATCCTGCTTGCTGGGTCCGTTCTTGGTCGGATGAACATTAAGGCATGGATGGCCTTTGTGCCCCTTTGGCTCATCTTCTCCTACACTGTTGGCGCCTTCAGTCTTTGGGGTGGTGGCTTCCTCTACCAGTGGGGGGTCATTGATTACTCCGGAGGTTATGTCATCCACCTCTCTTCAGGAATTGCTGGTCTCACTGCAGCTTATTGG GTCGGACCCAGATTGAAGAGTGATAGGGAGAGGTTTCCTCCAAACAACGTATTGCTGATGCTGGCGGGTGCTGGGCTCCTATGGATGGGCTGGTCAGGTTTCAATGGCGGAGCGCCATATGCAGCTAACATTGCTGCTTCAATAGCAGTTCTCAACACAAACATATGTGCAGCAACCAGCCTCCTTGTATGGACTTCTTTGGATGTCATCTTCTTCAAGAAACCATCCGTGATCGGAGCTGTTCAGGGAATGATGACAGGCCTTGTTTGCATTACTCCAGGAGCAG GCGTAGTGCAATCTTGGGCGGCAATAGTGATGGGAATACTTTCCGGCAGCATTCCATGGGTGTCCATGATGATCCTTCATAAAAAGTCCAAATTACTACAAAAG GTTGACGACACACTAGGTGTATTTCACACGCATGCAGTGGCGGGACTGTTGGGTGGCCTCCTGACTGGACTCTTAGCAGAACCAGCGCTTTGCAGGCTCTTAAAACCAGAAAGCAATACGAGGGGTGCATTTTATGGTGGGAATGGTGGCaagcaattcatgaagcaaatCGTTGCAGCCCTTTTTGTGATCGGTTGGAACATAGTAATCACCACACTGATTCTCCTAGCTATAAAGCTATTCCTACCTTTGAGGATGCCAGACGAGGAGCTGGTTATAGGAGATGATGCTGTCCATGGAGAGGAAGCGTATGCCCTTTGGGGTGACGGAGAGAGGTATGACCCAACAAAGCATGACCCAACAAAGCAAGATTGGCACGTGTCATCGTATTCTGGGGAAATAGCCCAATCCCCTTATGGCAGTGGTGCAAGAGGAGTAACTGTGGAGTTGTAA